In a genomic window of Thunnus thynnus chromosome 16, fThuThy2.1, whole genome shotgun sequence:
- the fbln5 gene encoding fibulin-5 encodes MLFEIRGFKFSSSARMLAALVFILLCIQPGHGQTCTEGFAYDRRARQCIDVDECRTLADACRGDMRCVNQNGGYLCIPRNLYNQPYRPDTPALPEPAYPDTSVGFSDTFAPRSVEPSYPRVRSTAPCTLGYTLAEDGTCNDIDECETNSHHCNPTQVCINTSGGYTCSCTEGYWLIGGQCQDIDECRYGYCQQLCANVPGSYSCSCNPGFILNPDSRTCQDVDECEDDPCRHGCLNTYGSFMCNCDEGFELASDGANCIDLDECSFSEFLCQHRCVNTPGSFSCICPPGYYVYEDGRSCEDINECDTGSNNCTTAQVCFNFQGDYKCLDPLQCDLPYIEVSDNQCMCSAENPACRDKPFTVLYRHMDLSSGRSVPADIFQMQATTRYPGAFYIFQIKTGNEGREFHMRQTSNVSATLVLSRPIKGPREIVLDLEMVTVNNVINFRGSSIIRLTIFVSEHPF; translated from the exons atgCTTTTTGAAATACGTGGCTTCAAGTTTTCCTCTTCTGCAAG GATGTTGGCAGCTCTGGTATTTATTCTGCTTTGTATCCAGCCTGGACACGGACAG ACCTGCACAGAAGGTTTTGCATATGACCGCAGGGCAAGACAGTGTATAG ATGTGGATGAATGCCGTACTCTGGCAGATGCTTGCAGAGGAGACATGCGCTGTGTCAACCAGAACGGCGGCTACCTGTGCATCCCGAGGAACTTGTACAACCAGCCGTACAGACCAGACACCCCAGCCCTGCCCGAGCCAGCTTACCCGGACACATCTGTTGGATTTTCAGACACATTCGCTCCGAGATCTGTGGAGCCCAGCTACCCCAGAGTGAGGAGCACTGCACCCTGTACCCTGGGATATACTCTAGCAGAGGATGGCACCTGTAATG ACATCGATGAATGTGAGACAAACTCTCATCACTGTAACCCCACTCAAGTCTGCATCAATACATCAGGTGGCTACACCTGCTCCTGCACTGAAGGATACTGGCTCATTGGCGGACAATGTCAGG ATATTGATGAATGTCGCTATGGTTACTGCCAACAGCTGTGTGCCAACGTGCCTGGCTCTTACTCCTGCTCCTGCAACCCCGGGTTCATCCTCAACCCAGACAGCAGGACCTGtcaag ACGTGGACGAGTGTGAAGATGATCCGTGCAGACACGGCTGCCTCAACACCTACGGCTCCTTTATGTGCAACTGTGACGAGGGATTTGAGTTGGCGTCTGACGGTGCTAATTGCATTG ACTTGGATGAGTGCAGCTTCTCTGAGTTTCTGTGTCAGCACAGATGTGTAAACACTCCCGGCTCTTTCTCCTGTATCTGTCCACCTGGATATTATGTGTATGAGGACGGCAGGAGCTGTGAAG ATATCAATGAATGTGACACTGGTAGCAACAACTGTACAACAGCACAAGTATGTTTCAATTTCCAGGGAGACTATAAATGTCTGGATCCTTTACAGTGTGACCTGCCTTACATCGAAGTTAGTGACAA TCAGTGCATGTGTTCAGCTGAAAACCCTGCCTGCAGGGACAAGCCCTTCACCGTTCTGTACCGACACATGGACTTGTCCTCGGGTCGCAGTGTGCCTGCAGACATCTTCCAGATGCAGGCCACCACGCGCTACCCCGGCGCCTTCTACATCTTCCAGATAAAGACGGGCAACGAGGGACGAGAGTTTCACATGAGA CAAACCAGCAACGTGAGCGCCACGCTTGTCTTGTCGCGGCCCATCAAGGGACCCAGAGAGATCGTGCTGGACTTGGAGATGGTCACAGTCAACAATGTCATCAACTTCCGAGGCAGCTCCATCATACGTCTGACGATATTTGTATCAGAGCATCCGTTCTGA